One region of Oncorhynchus tshawytscha isolate Ot180627B unplaced genomic scaffold, Otsh_v2.0 Un_contig_10443_pilon_pilon, whole genome shotgun sequence genomic DNA includes:
- the LOC121842168 gene encoding ras-related protein Rab-3C-like: MASVNDSRLQQQPAQKDAADQNFDYMFKLLIIGNSSVGKTSFLFRYADDSFTPAFVSTVGIDFKVKTVFHNEKRIKLQIWVS, from the coding sequence ATGGCGTCAGTGAATGACTCTCGCCTTCAGCAGCAGCCTGCCCAGAAGGATGCGGCTGACCAGAACTTTGACTACATGTTCAAGCTGCTGATCATTGGCAACAGCAGTGTGGGGAAGACCAGCTTCCTGTTCCGCTATGCTGATGACTCCTTCACCCCAGCCTTTGTCTCCACCGTGGGCATAGACTTCAAGGTCAAGACCGTCTTCCACAATGAGAAAAGGATAAAGCTACAGATATGGGTGAGTTAG